Proteins encoded in a region of the Paenibacillus sp. W2I17 genome:
- the nagA gene encoding N-acetylglucosamine-6-phosphate deacetylase → MYYILHNVQMALRNRIVPSANVWISEGKIMRIDTGDLPTLEGEYERIDGRGHLLVPGMIDVHIHGANGFDMMDGTEESIQEVSRQCALTGCTSFLATSVSSTMEDLLEMIRSVKRVIGQEVGAKIAGIHLEGPYLNPKRKGMQNEKYLRHPNIEEMKIIFQEAGSLIKMVTIAPELPGGMDLISFLKEQGVVIAIAHSDATYEEAKQAFTSGASHVTHCFNGMRPIHHRDPGLIVAAFEEKHVSLQAIVDNVHLHPAIIRLIHNLKGPEGMVLITDALQAMGMGDGNYLFGGHHVTVSGGIARLEDGTLASSTVTMNEALRYTVETGIPLIDAVQMASTTPANILGFQQKGEISSGFDADLVLLDDEFQVLWTMVGGQIL, encoded by the coding sequence ATGTATTATATTTTGCATAATGTACAAATGGCACTTCGCAACCGTATCGTTCCATCAGCCAATGTGTGGATTTCTGAAGGGAAAATCATGAGGATAGACACAGGTGATCTTCCTACGCTAGAAGGAGAGTATGAACGGATTGATGGGAGAGGACATTTGCTAGTACCTGGGATGATAGATGTTCATATCCACGGTGCCAATGGCTTTGATATGATGGACGGTACTGAAGAGAGTATTCAAGAAGTTTCACGCCAATGTGCTTTAACGGGGTGTACCTCATTTCTGGCTACATCTGTTAGTTCTACGATGGAGGATCTTCTGGAAATGATTCGTAGTGTCAAGCGTGTAATAGGACAAGAAGTGGGAGCAAAGATCGCAGGGATTCACTTAGAGGGACCGTATCTGAACCCGAAGCGAAAAGGAATGCAGAATGAAAAGTATTTGCGGCATCCCAACATAGAAGAAATGAAGATCATTTTCCAGGAAGCAGGGTCACTCATTAAGATGGTTACTATTGCGCCCGAGCTGCCGGGAGGAATGGACTTGATTTCCTTTTTGAAAGAACAGGGAGTAGTTATAGCGATCGCTCATTCGGATGCCACATATGAGGAAGCCAAACAAGCCTTTACATCAGGTGCGAGTCATGTTACGCATTGTTTTAATGGCATGCGGCCGATCCATCATCGAGATCCGGGTCTGATCGTGGCTGCTTTTGAAGAGAAACATGTAAGTCTTCAAGCTATTGTGGATAATGTCCATCTGCATCCTGCTATTATTCGACTGATACATAACCTGAAAGGACCGGAAGGAATGGTCTTGATCACAGATGCTTTACAAGCAATGGGTATGGGCGATGGGAATTATCTATTTGGAGGCCATCATGTCACGGTATCGGGTGGCATTGCAAGACTGGAGGATGGAACACTGGCCTCCAGTACAGTTACCATGAATGAAGCCTTACGTTATACTGTCGAAACCGGAATTCCCTTGATAGATGCCGTACAGATGGCTTCAACTACGCCGGCCAATATTCTTGGATTTCAACAAAAGGGGGAAATTTCCTCTGGTTTCGATGCCGACCTGGTCCTATTGGATGATGAATTTCAGGTTCTCTGGACGATGGTGGGCGGTCAAATTCTATAA
- a CDS encoding DeoR/GlpR family DNA-binding transcription regulator, translated as MYQEERLLKILEYLKQHQSMSVTDICTLFEVSRDTARRDIVRLVQEGVVIRTHGGLSLPELQKEMLSYQDRLIDESESKKKIGKFGAKLIQDHETVILDVSTTVQFVAEQISAKNCTVVTHSIDNVGILSNREDLQIYILGGYLNVKHRFLYGSSIIDKLSEIRADKAFIGASAIRSDGLYYPYEEDARVKKEMARRSDQVIVVADHTKFIGKSIHRLDFDFVDILVTNLELPSEIREVLDQKNITVIECQEENEEVRKQD; from the coding sequence GTGTATCAAGAGGAAAGATTGTTAAAAATACTCGAATACTTGAAACAACACCAATCGATGAGTGTTACAGATATATGTACGCTGTTTGAAGTATCAAGGGATACTGCACGAAGGGATATTGTTAGATTAGTACAAGAAGGCGTTGTGATTCGAACTCATGGGGGGCTATCGTTACCTGAGTTACAGAAAGAAATGCTGTCTTATCAGGATCGTTTGATTGATGAATCCGAGAGTAAGAAAAAAATAGGGAAGTTTGGGGCAAAACTTATCCAAGACCATGAGACTGTGATTTTAGACGTATCAACCACGGTGCAATTTGTAGCGGAACAAATTAGCGCAAAAAATTGCACGGTGGTCACGCACTCCATTGATAACGTAGGGATCTTGTCCAATCGAGAGGATCTCCAAATCTATATACTCGGTGGTTACTTGAATGTAAAGCACCGCTTTTTATATGGCTCTTCCATTATCGATAAACTAAGTGAAATTCGTGCTGATAAAGCCTTCATTGGAGCATCGGCGATCCGGTCTGATGGACTCTATTATCCATATGAAGAAGATGCCCGGGTAAAGAAAGAAATGGCTAGAAGATCTGATCAGGTTATCGTAGTAGCCGATCACACAAAATTTATTGGCAAATCTATTCATCGGCTGGACTTTGATTTCGTTGACATTTTAGTCACAAATCTGGAACTCCCGAGTGAGATCAGAGAAGTTCTGGATCAGAAGAACATCACTGTTATTGAGTGTCAGGAAGAAAATGAAGAGGTTCGAAAGCAAGACTGA
- a CDS encoding SRPBCC family protein, whose protein sequence is MMSEYGTLHESNGRYALRFERFLHHNPEDVFLMITKPSSFAQWYPFATGEMDLRLGGKIAFDDGEGTTYEGTITELEKPYVFGFREVDDLVNISLQAEDKGCRMIFTHTFNDDSWAVNTAAGWHRCLDVLVQIINGKPIHWHDNSTKLREIYSEAFNMEG, encoded by the coding sequence ATGATGAGTGAATATGGTACATTACATGAGTCAAACGGTCGTTATGCTTTGAGGTTTGAACGATTTCTTCATCATAATCCAGAAGATGTTTTCCTTATGATCACGAAGCCTAGTTCCTTCGCCCAATGGTATCCTTTCGCAACAGGAGAGATGGATCTCAGACTTGGTGGCAAGATTGCCTTCGATGATGGTGAAGGAACGACATATGAGGGGACCATTACAGAGTTAGAAAAGCCATATGTATTTGGTTTCCGTGAAGTTGATGATCTGGTTAACATTTCATTGCAGGCAGAAGATAAAGGTTGTCGAATGATCTTTACCCATACGTTTAACGATGATTCATGGGCAGTGAATACCGCAGCAGGATGGCATAGGTGTCTGGATGTATTGGTCCAAATTATCAATGGTAAGCCCATTCATTGGCATGATAACTCCACTAAGCTGCGTGAAATCTATAGTGAAGCATTTAATATGGAAGGTTAA
- a CDS encoding oxidoreductase: MKKNIAIIILMVGLIISMYFNYQFKAYKDNQEVDYTVKLNHGTEIGIKESIYNLDDVIKSLEDNSSKETVIHALGNVAVSLKVGEESFVFLNSDFREDQLPSTDLIYNVFRDMYTYISVEITDDILSNKISLEKESRNQLIKDIGVLKQDLEYIDSQFNEDILKEQSPKWIENKWKELIGEIVNRNTDYKLYERMKTKYNL, encoded by the coding sequence ATGAAAAAAAATATTGCAATAATCATACTAATGGTTGGATTGATAATAAGCATGTACTTCAACTATCAATTCAAAGCGTACAAAGACAACCAAGAAGTTGATTACACGGTTAAACTAAATCATGGAACTGAAATTGGTATAAAAGAATCCATCTACAATTTAGATGATGTGATAAAAAGCTTAGAGGACAATTCTTCCAAGGAAACAGTCATACACGCATTAGGAAATGTTGCAGTATCTTTGAAAGTGGGTGAAGAATCATTCGTCTTTCTGAATTCCGACTTCAGGGAAGATCAATTACCATCAACCGATTTAATCTACAATGTGTTTAGAGATATGTATACGTATATAAGTGTTGAAATCACAGACGACATTTTATCGAATAAGATATCGCTAGAAAAAGAATCGAGAAATCAACTGATTAAGGATATTGGAGTGCTTAAACAAGATTTGGAGTATATCGATAGTCAATTTAACGAGGATATTCTGAAAGAACAAAGTCCTAAGTGGATTGAAAATAAGTGGAAAGAGTTAATAGGAGAGATTGTAAATCGAAATACGGATTATAAGTTATATGAAAGAATGAAAACGAAATACAATCTATAA
- a CDS encoding helix-turn-helix domain-containing protein — protein sequence MPLQEQTSLWSDTTIKMLDGYSGTLQTGSVLSETELTSNVLLLAYGGEGELAMDGEGCHIGASFACHVVKGSSFTLTARSDELYYIVIMYEASSMEGASHAMPSYRKHPLQNSFIQNPVTQAEWIQNAEKIVAKWRRGEGLERFHAHALLQVMIYELIMEYERGQGGAESDMVDVVVSYISSHYRQNLELKELAALAGCSVRQLQRRFKQEKQLGPMEYVIQLRMENASRMLLHTDASIGEIADKMGYRDMYYFSRAFKKYYGVPPLRYRLAAVSETDANYAQSLLRNRMASSYESDQGPVICHMRGEYPVTRSPQCIAVLDVQYADHLLALGLSPAGSVGLGSGTFHFPQYIRAGLQGTEILGTYEYPDLLAVERLSPDLIICTEVHDQYYERLSRLAPVLMFKRNESWQTILSLFGELAGKRAEAKRILEDYHRRTTLLSEELAPVLTGKSVALIRPLDSLVRVHSASHRTGAVLYRDLGLPVPLFVADTTDTAYHISVDRLPAVQASHYFLLSNEIMQEGISATEQRVWGMLDTDERQQIHSVDAATWIGCYGPTGINGIVDQIEQALLA from the coding sequence ATGCCGCTGCAAGAACAGACAAGTCTATGGAGTGATACAACGATCAAGATGCTTGACGGGTATAGCGGTACTTTGCAGACAGGCAGTGTTCTTAGCGAAACTGAATTAACTTCAAATGTGCTGCTGCTGGCATATGGAGGGGAAGGGGAGCTTGCAATGGATGGCGAGGGTTGCCACATTGGAGCTTCTTTTGCCTGTCATGTGGTGAAGGGATCATCCTTTACGCTGACGGCCAGATCAGACGAACTTTATTATATCGTAATTATGTACGAGGCTTCTTCCATGGAAGGAGCCTCCCATGCCATGCCCTCGTATCGCAAACATCCACTGCAAAATTCGTTTATTCAGAACCCTGTGACTCAGGCAGAATGGATTCAGAATGCGGAAAAAATCGTTGCCAAATGGCGTCGTGGCGAAGGACTGGAACGGTTTCATGCCCATGCGTTGCTCCAGGTGATGATCTACGAACTGATCATGGAGTATGAACGTGGTCAAGGCGGAGCAGAGTCCGACATGGTGGATGTTGTTGTGTCATATATATCATCGCATTATCGCCAGAATCTGGAGCTGAAGGAACTGGCAGCCCTCGCCGGATGCAGCGTAAGACAGCTGCAGCGACGATTCAAACAAGAGAAGCAGCTTGGACCGATGGAATACGTCATCCAGTTGCGGATGGAGAATGCCTCGCGGATGTTACTTCATACGGATGCTTCCATTGGGGAAATTGCTGACAAAATGGGCTACCGCGACATGTATTATTTCAGCAGGGCGTTTAAGAAATATTATGGCGTTCCTCCGCTGCGTTATCGACTTGCTGCCGTTTCGGAAACAGATGCAAATTATGCTCAATCCTTGCTGCGGAATCGCATGGCTTCTTCGTACGAGTCGGACCAAGGTCCAGTGATATGCCATATGCGAGGTGAATATCCTGTCACCCGTTCTCCACAGTGTATCGCTGTACTCGATGTGCAATATGCGGATCATTTGCTTGCGCTTGGATTATCTCCAGCAGGAAGTGTGGGATTGGGAAGTGGAACGTTCCATTTCCCGCAATATATTAGGGCAGGACTGCAGGGTACCGAAATACTCGGAACGTATGAGTACCCTGATCTGCTTGCTGTGGAACGACTGTCCCCGGATCTGATTATTTGCACTGAGGTGCATGATCAGTACTATGAACGGCTCAGCCGGTTGGCTCCAGTTCTTATGTTTAAGCGCAATGAGAGCTGGCAGACCATTCTTAGCCTGTTCGGTGAATTAGCTGGTAAACGAGCAGAGGCAAAACGTATACTTGAGGATTATCATCGACGGACCACATTGCTGTCCGAAGAACTTGCTCCAGTACTGACAGGTAAGAGCGTGGCACTGATTCGTCCGTTGGACTCATTGGTTCGTGTACATTCTGCCTCTCATCGCACAGGCGCTGTGCTGTACCGTGATCTGGGTCTGCCTGTTCCGTTATTTGTGGCAGATACCACCGATACGGCCTATCATATCTCCGTTGACAGACTACCGGCTGTGCAGGCGAGCCACTACTTTTTGCTTAGCAATGAGATCATGCAGGAGGGCATATCTGCGACCGAGCAACGTGTCTGGGGGATGCTTGACACGGATGAGCGACAGCAAATACACTCAGTAGATGCCGCGACATGGATCGGTTGTTATGGACCAACAGGCATCAATGGCATTGTGGATCAGATTGAACAGGCGTTGTTGGCTTGA
- a CDS encoding (2Fe-2S)-binding protein, whose amino-acid sequence MNSYLSTDLWKETVEDHSILLGEPPEHSVRTIALSELHDEAACREYISWLQEYIDAPDMKVAASMLAKRIGYLWTAPLVTAMTFHHQHVSFQLENSFLYHPALSDHEGGTRFPFLAVNGLQAEGLMGDREVWREKVVEEMFAGQLTPLLKTLAAIAPLSMSILWENIMVRIGPLYTPDEDEAEQESEHIQADFSYLTQVASGQVFGVRKNPLTRFTDCTNDIPVAKSERITCCFYYQMSGEYCRKCPKIDNEKESQLK is encoded by the coding sequence ATGAATTCATATCTCTCGACAGACTTATGGAAAGAGACAGTGGAAGATCATTCGATTTTACTTGGTGAGCCGCCTGAACATAGTGTCCGTACCATTGCTCTAAGTGAGCTGCATGACGAAGCGGCATGCCGAGAGTATATCAGTTGGCTTCAGGAGTACATCGATGCGCCTGACATGAAGGTTGCCGCTTCGATGTTAGCCAAACGGATTGGTTATCTGTGGACGGCTCCGCTGGTGACCGCGATGACTTTTCATCATCAGCATGTTTCGTTTCAGCTGGAGAACAGCTTTCTCTATCATCCGGCGCTCTCAGATCATGAGGGCGGCACACGATTTCCTTTTCTAGCGGTGAATGGGCTTCAGGCAGAAGGACTAATGGGAGACAGGGAAGTATGGCGGGAAAAGGTGGTCGAGGAGATGTTTGCGGGACAGCTTACACCCCTGTTAAAGACGCTTGCTGCGATTGCACCTCTTTCGATGAGTATTCTCTGGGAGAACATTATGGTACGCATTGGGCCACTATATACGCCTGATGAAGACGAGGCAGAGCAGGAAAGTGAGCACATCCAGGCGGACTTTTCATATCTGACACAAGTGGCGTCCGGGCAAGTATTCGGTGTGAGAAAGAATCCGTTGACCCGTTTCACCGATTGTACGAATGATATACCCGTTGCAAAAAGCGAGCGCATCACCTGTTGTTTCTATTATCAGATGTCAGGGGAATATTGCAGAAAATGTCCGAAAATTGACAATGAGAAAGAATCTCAACTAAAATGA
- a CDS encoding ABC transporter substrate-binding protein: protein MNQGTNRQVAGSKAYAAHKSRLFMGLMLALILVLTACGAGTGTDSGKQSAATPAETPANAETQTDGAFPVTITHMKGELTLNEKPQRIAVLDVKFLDQMLAVGEKPAGSVIAGGNTDFPEYLGDQPSDVQVLGTRDEPNLEAIVALDPDLIIMTDFQEKQYESVSKIAPTLVLDFYEDWRDTLATVAKITDKQDEAEKVRTAYEEKVAGLKAKLSEKMGDETVALIRPRKEGIRVHGIEHRTGGILYQDLGLNMPALVEGIKDDTSVEISMEKVPDIGADRYFVLSDELFAAEAEAMVSNPVWKSLDAVKNNRTYDVNSTLWIAYYGPLAINLIVDQASEALLGSN from the coding sequence ATGAATCAAGGAACAAATAGGCAGGTTGCCGGAAGTAAGGCATATGCTGCTCATAAATCACGATTATTCATGGGCTTGATGTTAGCCCTTATTCTTGTCCTGACCGCTTGCGGTGCTGGAACAGGTACAGATAGCGGTAAACAATCTGCGGCAACGCCAGCGGAGACACCTGCGAATGCAGAAACACAGACAGACGGAGCTTTTCCCGTAACGATCACACACATGAAGGGTGAGCTGACGCTAAACGAAAAACCACAGAGAATTGCGGTGCTTGATGTTAAATTTCTGGATCAAATGTTAGCTGTTGGTGAGAAGCCGGCAGGTAGTGTTATCGCTGGAGGTAACACCGATTTTCCAGAATACTTAGGAGATCAGCCGAGTGATGTACAGGTTCTGGGTACACGGGACGAGCCTAATCTGGAAGCGATTGTAGCGTTAGACCCGGATCTGATTATCATGACGGACTTCCAGGAGAAACAGTATGAGAGTGTAAGCAAAATTGCACCTACCCTCGTACTGGACTTCTACGAAGACTGGCGTGATACGTTAGCCACAGTTGCTAAGATTACAGACAAGCAGGACGAAGCGGAGAAAGTGCGCACAGCCTATGAGGAGAAAGTTGCTGGACTGAAGGCGAAGCTTTCAGAGAAAATGGGAGATGAAACGGTCGCGCTGATTCGTCCGAGAAAAGAAGGTATTCGTGTTCATGGGATCGAGCATCGCACAGGCGGCATTCTGTATCAGGATTTGGGTTTGAACATGCCTGCACTCGTTGAGGGAATCAAGGATGATACCTCCGTTGAAATCTCGATGGAGAAGGTTCCTGACATTGGGGCAGATCGTTATTTTGTGCTGTCGGATGAGCTGTTTGCGGCAGAGGCAGAGGCTATGGTGAGTAATCCAGTGTGGAAGTCCCTTGATGCTGTGAAAAATAACCGCACGTATGACGTTAACTCAACATTGTGGATTGCATACTACGGACCTCTTGCGATTAATCTTATTGTAGATCAGGCATCGGAAGCCCTGCTCGGATCGAATTAA
- a CDS encoding chloramphenicol phosphotransferase CPT family protein, translated as MERGLIIFLNGTSSSGKTSIAMEMKNQGDIPFHHLSVDQILHNYDQFIDNTYPDMKPTREVEHHVMTDILFDPINSLYCATIKLFSEMGLNVIVDTVISNDKWFNDFYDLLSDYPILFVGVQCSKEELTRREQSRGDREIGLAHSQFDYIYSNDEYDLEVNTEELSSAACAEKILSYMKSDQEYSAFKKLSRRD; from the coding sequence ATGGAACGAGGACTCATTATATTTTTGAACGGAACGTCAAGTTCGGGCAAGACGAGCATTGCGATGGAAATGAAAAATCAGGGAGACATTCCGTTTCATCATCTATCTGTAGATCAAATTCTGCATAATTATGATCAATTCATCGACAATACATATCCAGATATGAAACCAACAAGAGAAGTGGAACACCATGTGATGACCGATATCCTGTTCGACCCCATCAATTCGTTGTACTGTGCAACCATTAAACTGTTTTCGGAGATGGGTTTGAATGTCATCGTGGATACGGTCATCAGCAATGACAAGTGGTTTAACGATTTTTATGATTTACTATCGGATTATCCGATATTGTTTGTAGGCGTGCAGTGCTCGAAAGAGGAACTTACCAGAAGAGAGCAGAGCAGGGGAGATCGTGAGATTGGACTTGCCCATTCCCAGTTCGACTACATCTACTCCAATGATGAATATGACCTGGAAGTGAATACGGAAGAGCTTAGCTCAGCTGCATGTGCGGAAAAAATATTAAGTTATATGAAGTCTGATCAGGAATACTCGGCATTTAAGAAGTTAAGCAGAAGAGACTGA